Proteins from a genomic interval of Methanofollis formosanus:
- a CDS encoding flavodoxin family protein, protein MKTCIIFYSATGQTRVLATVAAGIVGADLVEVRDLAGYSKATMYLQGAPRARRGEKAAIEPAGIDVGAYDLVVVGTPVWAWSPTPAANAIVAALKNCEGKRAVAFATSGGMPGSTLEKLSADLEARGMTVAGTFHVSVKDLKKGEGPEELARVIRSASGA, encoded by the coding sequence ATGAAGACCTGCATCATCTTTTACTCGGCAACCGGACAGACACGCGTGCTCGCAACGGTCGCGGCCGGAATCGTCGGGGCCGACCTGGTGGAGGTGCGCGACCTCGCCGGATACTCGAAGGCGACGATGTACCTGCAAGGAGCACCGCGGGCGCGCCGCGGGGAAAAGGCAGCGATCGAACCGGCCGGGATCGACGTCGGGGCGTACGATCTCGTCGTTGTCGGGACGCCGGTCTGGGCCTGGAGCCCGACGCCCGCCGCGAACGCGATCGTTGCCGCGCTGAAAAACTGCGAAGGGAAACGGGCGGTGGCTTTTGCGACGAGCGGCGGCATGCCTGGCAGCACCCTGGAAAAACTCTCGGCAGACCTGGAGGCGCGCGGGATGACCGTCGCCGGCACCTTCCATGTCTCAGTCAAAGACCTGAAAAAAGGGGAGGGGCCGGAAGAACTGGCCCGGGTGATCAGAAGCGCATCAGGCGCGTGA
- a CDS encoding translation initiation factor IF-2 subunit beta yields the protein MADPYEELLKKAYANITEIGDNSERFHIPDAKVYLEGKTTVIENFTEIAGYIRREPDHLMKALVGELGTAGKIEGTRAVFNGKFDETMITSAIKKYVDDYVICSECGRPDTRLVKDGRVLLLKCDACGGHRPVRKRRARTEEATNQLEEGAVMDVTIGSISRRGDGVVKIGKYIMYVSKAKPGQTVKVRITRVAGSIVFTERA from the coding sequence ATGGCAGATCCCTATGAAGAGTTATTAAAAAAGGCCTACGCCAATATCACCGAGATCGGAGACAACTCCGAGCGGTTTCATATCCCGGACGCGAAGGTCTATCTTGAGGGCAAGACCACGGTCATCGAGAATTTCACCGAGATCGCCGGGTACATCAGGCGCGAGCCCGACCACCTGATGAAGGCCCTGGTCGGCGAACTCGGGACGGCAGGGAAGATCGAGGGGACCCGCGCCGTCTTCAACGGAAAGTTCGACGAGACGATGATCACCTCGGCGATCAAGAAGTACGTCGATGACTATGTGATCTGCTCCGAGTGTGGTCGGCCCGACACGCGGTTGGTCAAGGACGGACGGGTGCTGCTGCTCAAGTGCGACGCATGCGGCGGGCACCGGCCGGTGAGAAAGCGCCGGGCACGCACCGAAGAGGCCACGAACCAGCTGGAAGAGGGCGCGGTCATGGACGTCACCATCGGGTCCATTTCCAGGCGTGGCGACGGTGTTGTCAAGATCGGGAAGTACATCATGTACGTCTCCAAGGCCAAGCCCGGCCAGACCGTGAAGGTGCGTATCACCAGGGTCGCGGGTTCGATCGTCTTCACCGAACGGGCCTGA
- a CDS encoding APC family permease, whose protein sequence is MNSGGGLRRELGLVEVTLTGVGIILGAGIYALLGEAAGLAGNAVWAAFGLSAVMASCTGLAYAELASMFPRASAEYAYVSEGFGGRAGFVIGWLILLSGVLSAATVALGFGGYIGEAIRFPALPTAVLLITGLSALSVRGIRETALSAIAMTMIEVGGIVAIVLIGLPHLGEVDYLEVPLGLPGVFQGAALVFFAYMGFEEMVKLAEETKNPEQTIPRAVLLALGIVVVLYMLVTLSAVSVMGWEGLAGSQAPFAEIAGAALGPNAFAALTIVALFATANTTLLLIVAASRLAYGMAAAGSFPAVLATIHQRFGTPWIAVAGVGAVAAAFTLAGEIAFVANLTNFALFLTFVLINATVIVLRVRRPDAPRPFRVPLAVGPVPVVPVLGILFSLFLLAQLETRVYLLGLLLAGAGVVLSYRWRARG, encoded by the coding sequence ATGAACAGCGGCGGAGGACTCCGGCGGGAACTCGGGCTGGTGGAGGTCACGCTCACCGGCGTCGGGATCATCCTGGGAGCCGGGATCTACGCCCTGCTGGGAGAGGCGGCCGGGCTCGCGGGCAACGCCGTCTGGGCCGCCTTCGGGCTTTCGGCGGTGATGGCCTCGTGCACGGGCCTGGCGTATGCCGAACTCGCCTCCATGTTTCCGCGGGCTTCGGCCGAGTACGCGTACGTCTCGGAGGGCTTCGGGGGCCGGGCCGGGTTTGTGATCGGGTGGCTCATCCTCCTCTCCGGCGTCCTCTCGGCGGCGACGGTCGCCCTTGGGTTCGGCGGATATATCGGTGAGGCGATCCGTTTCCCGGCCCTGCCCACGGCGGTGCTCCTCATCACCGGGCTTTCGGCGCTCTCGGTGCGGGGGATCCGCGAGACCGCCCTCTCCGCCATCGCCATGACGATGATCGAGGTGGGCGGGATCGTCGCCATCGTGCTCATCGGTCTTCCGCACCTCGGGGAAGTGGACTACCTGGAGGTGCCGCTCGGTCTGCCGGGCGTCTTCCAGGGAGCGGCCCTGGTCTTTTTTGCCTATATGGGTTTTGAGGAGATGGTGAAACTTGCCGAGGAGACGAAAAATCCTGAACAGACAATCCCGCGGGCAGTCCTCCTGGCCCTAGGGATCGTCGTGGTGCTGTATATGCTCGTCACCCTCAGCGCCGTCTCGGTGATGGGGTGGGAGGGACTTGCCGGGTCGCAGGCGCCCTTCGCCGAGATCGCCGGGGCCGCCCTGGGTCCGAACGCCTTCGCCGCGCTCACGATCGTCGCTCTCTTTGCGACGGCCAACACCACGCTTCTGCTCATCGTCGCGGCCTCGCGTCTCGCGTACGGGATGGCGGCGGCAGGTTCGTTTCCGGCCGTGCTCGCAACCATTCATCAGCGCTTCGGAACGCCGTGGATCGCGGTCGCCGGGGTGGGCGCGGTCGCCGCGGCCTTCACCCTCGCCGGCGAGATCGCCTTTGTCGCGAACCTCACCAACTTCGCCCTCTTCCTCACCTTCGTGCTCATCAACGCCACGGTCATCGTCCTCAGGGTGCGGAGGCCCGACGCCCCCCGGCCCTTCAGGGTACCGCTCGCGGTCGGGCCGGTGCCGGTCGTCCCGGTCCTGGGGATTCTGTTCTCCCTCTTTCTCCTGGCGCAGTTGGAGACGAGGGTGTACCTCCTCGGCCTCCTGCTGGCCGGGGCGGGGGTCGTGCTCTCGTACCGGTGGCGGGCGAGGGGGTGA
- the purL gene encoding phosphoribosylformylglycinamidine synthase subunit PurL, which yields MLSADDLGFITEKLGRDLTDVEAACFENLWSEHCSYRSTRSVLKTLPTEGEDVILGPGDDAAVVRFSDDLAIVVGMESHNHPSYVDPHDGAATGVGGIVRDIISMGARPIALMDPLYFGSLDQEKTKYLFEHVVGGIGGYGNCIGVPVVRGETVFDPSYQGNPLVNVVCVGVVDPDRFLTARVKAPGNRLVLFGSSTGRDGLGGASFASRDLSEDSEAAERTSVQIGDPYTEKLLIEATCEMAETGKVLSCRDLGAAGLAGASSEMASTFGARIVADRVHLREEGMNAVEIMLAESQERMLVEVAPEDVALMGSIAEKYDLRWSEIGEVIAEPRYIVEFEGDVVCDLPVDLLVGGTPACALPKTPKTVDTAYTRPEGALKDLALAVLAHPDVASKEWIVEQYDHHVQLRTVSTDHDAGVLRLGDAALVLSCGCNPRQIALAPYENAANAVYENAANLACLGARPLCIVNCLNFASPLHPEVYWEMEQSVLGLGDMARTLDAPVVGGNVSLYNESDEFGTEIKPTPTIGMVGKGPVRRWTAPEAGDRLALVGSTGEHLGGSILDAVTGCGGAAPPKADPAVMEQVRDLVAADALTGATDLSKGGLIAALAKLAPDAAVTIAGDDPLVALFSETYGRFLVAFKDEAALEGLEYQVVGTVGAKDDGLRVTVGAETFALSPAEIEEARTSITRLMRF from the coding sequence ATGCTGTCTGCCGATGACCTTGGGTTCATCACCGAAAAACTGGGCCGCGACCTCACCGATGTGGAGGCCGCGTGCTTCGAGAACCTGTGGAGCGAACACTGTTCGTACCGTTCGACCAGGAGCGTTCTCAAGACCCTCCCGACCGAGGGTGAGGACGTCATCCTCGGACCCGGCGACGACGCTGCAGTCGTCCGGTTCTCCGACGACCTCGCCATCGTCGTCGGGATGGAGAGCCACAATCACCCGAGTTATGTCGATCCGCACGACGGGGCGGCGACCGGGGTGGGCGGGATCGTCCGCGACATCATCTCGATGGGCGCCAGGCCCATCGCCCTGATGGACCCGCTGTACTTCGGTTCCCTCGACCAGGAAAAGACGAAGTACCTCTTCGAGCACGTCGTCGGGGGTATCGGCGGCTATGGCAACTGTATCGGTGTCCCGGTGGTGCGGGGCGAGACGGTCTTCGACCCCTCGTACCAGGGCAACCCCCTCGTCAACGTCGTCTGTGTCGGCGTCGTGGACCCCGACCGCTTCCTCACCGCACGGGTGAAAGCGCCCGGGAACCGTCTGGTCCTCTTCGGATCGTCCACCGGCCGGGACGGTCTGGGCGGGGCCTCGTTTGCCTCTCGCGATCTCTCCGAAGACTCCGAGGCCGCTGAGCGGACGAGCGTCCAGATCGGTGATCCCTATACTGAGAAACTGCTCATCGAGGCGACCTGCGAGATGGCCGAGACCGGCAAGGTTCTCTCCTGCCGCGACCTCGGGGCCGCCGGGCTTGCCGGGGCCTCATCCGAGATGGCGAGCACCTTCGGGGCGCGGATCGTCGCAGACAGGGTCCACCTCAGGGAAGAGGGCATGAACGCCGTCGAGATCATGCTCGCCGAGTCCCAGGAACGCATGCTCGTCGAGGTCGCCCCCGAGGACGTCGCCCTCATGGGGTCGATCGCCGAGAAGTACGACCTGCGCTGGAGCGAGATCGGCGAAGTGATCGCCGAACCGCGCTACATCGTCGAGTTCGAGGGTGACGTGGTCTGTGACCTGCCGGTCGACCTCCTGGTCGGCGGGACGCCGGCATGCGCCCTGCCCAAGACCCCGAAGACAGTCGACACCGCCTATACCCGCCCGGAGGGTGCGCTCAAAGACCTGGCCCTCGCCGTCCTCGCGCACCCCGACGTCGCCTCCAAGGAATGGATCGTCGAGCAGTACGATCACCATGTGCAGCTGCGGACCGTCTCCACCGACCACGACGCCGGGGTGCTGCGCCTCGGCGACGCCGCCCTGGTCCTCTCCTGCGGGTGCAACCCGCGCCAGATCGCCCTGGCACCCTACGAGAACGCCGCCAACGCCGTCTACGAGAACGCTGCAAACCTCGCCTGCCTCGGTGCACGGCCGCTCTGCATCGTGAACTGCCTCAACTTCGCCAGTCCCCTCCACCCCGAGGTCTACTGGGAGATGGAGCAGAGCGTGCTTGGCCTTGGCGACATGGCCCGCACCCTCGACGCCCCGGTCGTCGGTGGGAACGTCTCGTTGTACAACGAGAGCGACGAGTTCGGGACCGAGATCAAGCCGACCCCGACGATCGGGATGGTCGGGAAGGGTCCGGTCCGCCGGTGGACCGCCCCCGAGGCCGGCGACCGCCTCGCCCTCGTCGGGTCGACCGGCGAGCACCTCGGCGGTTCGATCCTGGACGCCGTGACCGGGTGCGGCGGTGCGGCCCCACCGAAGGCCGACCCGGCCGTGATGGAGCAGGTCAGGGATCTCGTGGCGGCCGACGCCCTCACCGGGGCGACCGACCTCTCGAAGGGCGGACTGATCGCCGCCCTGGCCAAACTTGCCCCCGACGCCGCGGTCACGATCGCCGGCGACGACCCGCTGGTCGCCCTCTTCTCAGAGACCTACGGGCGGTTCCTCGTCGCGTTCAAGGACGAAGCGGCCCTCGAAGGCCTGGAGTACCAGGTCGTCGGTACCGTCGGTGCCAAGGACGACGGCCTGCGCGTGACGGTCGGGGCCGAGACCTTCGCGCTCTCTCCCGCGGAGATCGAGGAGGCCCGCACCTCGATCACGCGCCTGATGCGCTTCTGA
- a CDS encoding DNA-directed RNA polymerase subunit L, whose product MDIKILEREEDKVRMVLKGEGHTFMNALVEELLTDASVDVAKYTILFQFSEPELFVTTINGKDPIVAIQEACARLTTYCDELLEEVRAQSTA is encoded by the coding sequence ATGGATATTAAGATCCTGGAGCGTGAAGAGGACAAGGTGCGGATGGTCCTGAAGGGAGAGGGCCACACCTTTATGAACGCCCTCGTCGAGGAACTCCTCACCGACGCCTCGGTCGACGTGGCTAAATACACCATTTTGTTCCAGTTCTCGGAGCCCGAGCTCTTCGTCACCACCATCAACGGCAAAGACCCGATCGTCGCCATCCAGGAGGCATGCGCCCGCCTCACCACCTACTGCGACGAACTTCTCGAAGAGGTCCGGGCGCAGAGCACGGCGTGA
- a CDS encoding class I SAM-dependent methyltransferase, whose product MPRDAAGFDRIATQVFAPLYPAVARRVLSWAGIERGRCVDLGAGPGLLGIAVAEHSRMEVVALDRDPEILSFASRHIREADLSDTVVPVVGDVHALPFCDGSVDLFVSRGSIFFWDNRPQAFSEIYRALAPGGVTYLGGSFGNLAIKEQIFTEMRRRNPHWDEDVARRSGWARPADLTAALAAAGIPNAGIKKEETGFWVEIRK is encoded by the coding sequence ATGCCGCGGGACGCGGCCGGGTTCGACCGGATCGCCACGCAGGTCTTTGCCCCTCTCTACCCGGCCGTCGCCAGACGGGTGCTCTCCTGGGCCGGGATCGAACGGGGACGCTGTGTGGACCTGGGTGCCGGTCCAGGCCTCCTCGGGATCGCCGTCGCCGAACATTCGAGGATGGAGGTCGTCGCCCTTGACCGCGATCCTGAGATACTCTCTTTTGCCAGTCGACACATCCGGGAGGCCGACCTCTCCGACACCGTCGTCCCGGTCGTCGGCGACGTCCACGCCCTCCCCTTCTGCGACGGAAGCGTCGACCTCTTTGTCTCCCGCGGTTCGATATTCTTCTGGGACAACCGTCCGCAGGCCTTCTCCGAGATCTACCGCGCCCTCGCTCCCGGCGGAGTCACCTACCTGGGCGGGAGTTTCGGGAACCTCGCTATCAAAGAACAGATTTTTACTGAGATGCGGCGGAGAAACCCTCACTGGGACGAAGACGTCGCACGGCGGAGTGGGTGGGCGCGGCCCGCCGACCTGACCGCAGCCCTCGCCGCTGCCGGAATCCCGAATGCCGGGATCAAAAAAGAAGAGACCGGGTTTTGGGTCGAGATCAGAAAATGA